The Shewanella mangrovisoli genome has a window encoding:
- a CDS encoding S8 family serine peptidase: MRMSIVALSITAALLAGCGSDDKKAPAPVPKVNTAPTTADMTVDVSQSMLFTGKLEASDAEGGLTYSLVDPADLKLGTFTLVNKNTGEFTYASDASEGTEVVRFKVSDGQLQAEANLTINIKHGDPLFTYQWHLKNTGQNAFAAHRGVAGEDMNVSGAISDNAMGQGITVAVVDDGLEIAHPDLMNNTVNGGSYNLITGTVDPTPFSGESGHGTAVGGIIAAEGWNGIGGRGVAPKAKLIGFNFLDQDPTGKVENVQTFENFAKSHGASAYSDSARVFNQSYGYSVPFPHGFDEDETEVYQDIATQSFDGKGSIFVKSAGNGYNYYRYRTFWLPGDYFTATAEKPANHGLPFHNSNMSSDNANVYNLVVSAINAKGELSSYSSVGSNIFVTAPGGEYGDDDPAIVTTDRMGCENGSAIAEDRPSTPFHGGLNPLNPNCDYTSTMNGTSSAAPNTSGAVAVIMSANPDLSWRDVRYILAKTATKVDADIAPKTVTIGEGEAAPVYTAIPGWLQNAAGFSFHNLYGFGRVDLTEAVKLAKSYAEDLGDYVVTEWQASPELTKAIPDADVNGVTDTQVVADDLVIEAVQIELTADHLRLPDLAVELISPSGTKSVLMTPYNGLVYQGVMDKTDPDDLVTGYDATPMLSNAFYGESSKGEWTIKLIDVNSGSYRFVKYDQGYISIPNEADGKLKGWSIRFHGHAAKSAS, encoded by the coding sequence ATGCGTATGTCCATTGTTGCATTGAGCATCACGGCGGCCTTATTGGCTGGCTGTGGGAGCGATGATAAGAAGGCTCCGGCACCTGTGCCTAAAGTGAATACTGCCCCGACCACGGCGGATATGACTGTTGATGTGTCACAGTCGATGCTGTTTACTGGAAAACTAGAAGCGAGCGATGCCGAAGGTGGTTTGACCTATTCATTGGTTGACCCGGCCGATCTTAAACTGGGCACCTTTACGTTAGTGAATAAAAACACTGGCGAATTTACCTATGCATCCGATGCCAGCGAAGGGACTGAAGTGGTTCGGTTCAAAGTGTCCGACGGTCAATTACAGGCTGAAGCCAATCTGACAATCAATATTAAACATGGCGATCCCCTCTTTACCTACCAATGGCATTTAAAAAACACCGGGCAGAATGCCTTTGCGGCTCACCGTGGTGTGGCCGGTGAAGATATGAATGTGAGCGGTGCGATTTCAGATAATGCAATGGGACAGGGCATTACCGTTGCTGTGGTAGACGATGGTTTAGAGATTGCACACCCAGACTTGATGAACAATACGGTCAATGGCGGTTCTTATAATTTGATTACCGGTACAGTTGACCCAACGCCTTTCTCGGGTGAATCGGGCCATGGTACTGCCGTTGGTGGGATTATTGCGGCCGAAGGCTGGAATGGTATCGGCGGTCGTGGTGTTGCGCCTAAGGCTAAGTTGATTGGCTTTAACTTTTTAGATCAAGACCCAACGGGTAAAGTCGAGAACGTTCAAACATTTGAAAACTTTGCTAAATCACATGGTGCCAGTGCCTATAGTGATAGCGCGCGAGTCTTTAACCAAAGCTATGGTTACAGCGTGCCATTCCCCCATGGTTTTGATGAGGATGAAACCGAAGTTTATCAAGATATTGCAACCCAAAGTTTCGATGGTAAAGGCAGTATTTTCGTTAAATCTGCGGGCAACGGCTATAACTACTACCGTTACCGTACCTTCTGGTTGCCAGGGGATTATTTCACTGCCACGGCGGAAAAGCCTGCTAACCATGGCTTACCTTTCCATAACTCCAACATGTCCTCTGACAATGCTAACGTGTATAACTTAGTGGTCAGCGCCATTAACGCTAAGGGCGAGCTTTCAAGCTACTCATCTGTGGGTTCGAACATTTTCGTCACTGCACCGGGTGGTGAATATGGTGATGACGATCCAGCGATTGTGACTACCGACCGTATGGGATGTGAGAATGGTTCTGCGATTGCTGAAGATAGACCGAGCACGCCATTCCACGGTGGGTTGAACCCATTAAACCCTAACTGTGACTACACATCGACCATGAACGGCACCTCCTCTGCAGCGCCAAATACCTCGGGCGCGGTAGCGGTGATCATGAGTGCGAATCCAGATCTCTCTTGGCGTGATGTTCGCTATATCCTCGCCAAGACAGCAACCAAAGTAGATGCGGATATTGCGCCTAAAACGGTGACCATAGGTGAGGGTGAAGCCGCTCCAGTGTATACGGCTATCCCTGGCTGGTTGCAAAACGCGGCTGGGTTCTCTTTCCATAACCTCTATGGTTTTGGTCGTGTGGATCTTACCGAAGCCGTTAAACTGGCTAAATCCTATGCCGAAGATTTAGGTGACTATGTGGTCACTGAGTGGCAAGCAAGCCCTGAACTCACTAAGGCTATCCCTGATGCGGACGTCAATGGTGTGACTGATACCCAAGTGGTCGCAGACGATTTAGTGATTGAAGCCGTACAGATTGAGCTGACTGCCGACCATCTACGTCTACCGGATTTAGCAGTTGAGCTGATTTCACCTTCGGGCACTAAGAGTGTGTTGATGACACCTTATAACGGTTTAGTTTACCAAGGTGTGATGGATAAAACTGACCCTGATGATCTGGTCACTGGCTACGATGCAACTCCTATGTTATCGAATGCCTTCTATGGCGAATCATCAAAAGGTGAATGGACAATCAAGCTGATTGATGTGAATAGCGGTAGCTATCGATTTGTTAAATACGATCAAGGCTATATCTCTATCCCTAACGAAGCCGATGGCAAGCTGAAAGGTTGGTCAATTCGTTTCCATGGCCATGCTGCCAAGTCTGCATCTTAA
- a CDS encoding L,D-transpeptidase family protein: MMRFKQLKPALLLILSLVSASGVASTQQLETLLEPLSIGERAKVDNTQVISAKLLSRVYQVRQYQPLWQDREYAGTMLDVIKSADDEGLSKEDYHYSKLVELYQQLSASNWQDEYRSSVFEVLLSDGIITYAIHLLNGKVNPSMLGKTWNYDETHLDFDTTLKQLEEHIKAHTVADAIAGLAPKIAPYHQLKQYLAQYKDLAARYPFSPIPYTEVIKPGSTSPSVQGIVTRLTELGYLAASAPADNSAAVNQPLTYDSTLEAAVRQFQTDHSLKADGVIGVGTMAALNVPYSQRVDQIRINLERARWLSANLPANYLIVNLAGYELLLFKDNSLSWRTDIIIGKINAKTPLFKSKLKYVVVNPTWTVPRSISTEIINHLRKDPDYLQKKHFKVVEGSGTPVDASGIDWHSMTRKNFPYWFVQDPGEDNSLGLVKFIFPNQYSIYLHDTPAKSLFEQTDRAFSHGCIRVKDPLVLADKLLSANANWSSNTLSSKLSEGKTENLFLDEPLDILIMYWTVTLKDGKIKFYNDVYKRDPVLIEALNRPTYEGVLADDGLLNTME; this comes from the coding sequence ATGATGCGCTTCAAACAACTCAAACCTGCCTTACTCCTGATCCTCAGTCTCGTTAGCGCGAGCGGCGTTGCGTCAACCCAGCAGCTAGAAACCTTACTCGAACCCTTATCTATTGGTGAACGAGCCAAGGTCGACAATACTCAGGTCATTAGTGCCAAGTTGCTGTCGCGGGTTTACCAAGTGCGTCAATATCAGCCGCTCTGGCAAGACAGAGAATACGCGGGCACTATGCTCGATGTGATTAAAAGTGCCGATGATGAAGGGTTGTCGAAGGAAGATTATCACTACTCCAAGCTAGTCGAACTTTACCAACAGCTCAGTGCCTCGAATTGGCAGGATGAATACCGCAGCAGTGTATTTGAAGTGCTTCTAAGCGATGGGATCATCACCTACGCCATTCACTTGCTAAACGGCAAAGTGAACCCCAGTATGCTCGGCAAAACCTGGAATTATGATGAAACCCATCTGGATTTCGATACCACGTTAAAGCAGCTCGAAGAACACATTAAAGCACACACTGTGGCTGATGCTATTGCAGGCTTAGCACCTAAGATTGCGCCCTATCACCAGCTAAAACAGTATCTTGCCCAGTACAAAGACTTAGCGGCACGCTATCCCTTTAGTCCCATTCCCTATACGGAAGTCATCAAGCCCGGCAGCACTTCCCCTTCGGTACAAGGTATAGTCACACGGCTAACAGAGTTAGGTTACTTAGCTGCAAGCGCGCCAGCGGACAATAGCGCCGCCGTAAACCAGCCCTTAACGTACGACAGCACGCTTGAAGCCGCGGTGCGTCAATTCCAAACCGACCATAGTCTCAAAGCCGATGGCGTGATTGGTGTGGGCACTATGGCGGCGCTGAATGTGCCCTACTCGCAACGGGTCGATCAGATCCGTATCAACCTTGAGCGAGCGCGCTGGTTATCGGCAAACTTGCCTGCCAATTATCTTATCGTCAACTTGGCAGGTTACGAGCTGTTACTCTTTAAAGACAACAGCTTAAGCTGGCGAACCGACATTATCATCGGCAAAATTAACGCTAAAACACCGCTGTTTAAATCCAAGTTAAAATACGTAGTTGTCAATCCCACTTGGACAGTGCCCCGCAGCATCTCGACTGAAATCATCAATCACTTGCGTAAAGATCCCGATTATTTACAGAAGAAACACTTTAAAGTGGTCGAAGGCTCGGGCACGCCCGTGGATGCAAGCGGCATCGATTGGCATAGCATGACGCGCAAAAACTTCCCCTACTGGTTTGTGCAAGACCCGGGTGAAGATAACTCACTGGGGTTAGTTAAGTTTATCTTCCCTAACCAATACTCGATTTATCTACATGATACGCCAGCAAAAAGTCTGTTTGAACAAACGGATAGAGCCTTCAGTCATGGCTGTATTCGAGTCAAAGATCCGCTCGTGCTGGCGGATAAATTGCTGAGTGCCAATGCCAATTGGTCAAGTAACACGCTCAGTAGCAAATTAAGTGAGGGAAAAACGGAAAACCTGTTCTTAGATGAACCCTTAGACATTTTGATCATGTATTGGACCGTCACTTTAAAGGACGGGAAAATCAAGTTTTACAATGACGTATATAAACGCGATCCGGTCCTTATCGAGGCGTTAAACCGCCCAACCTATGAGGGTGTGTTAGCCGATGATGGCTTGCTCAACACCATGGAGTAA
- a CDS encoding LysR family transcriptional regulator, with the protein MTLEQLLMFNTVALAGSLKAASDKLHKTQPAISQSIKQLESQLDLVLFDRQGYRLTLTQEGRKLLQYAQRVLNEAQEMRQVAKHLAKGNEASITLAFEASFNLTRILPILERTQNEFPHTQIILKQEYLTGALEALNQGKADIAISAGGIEPIRSSHFELAYLFSGSLLDVASPRLLSRHPTLSHVRELVNEYQIVIQDTGTGTANIEFGVQAGQRRWYVNDFYTKRMLIQSGMGWGKLPHYLVEQALADGSLLPLELRERQNLIQLDYYVMRPPHSPLGPVAQALWENLVQLAAKQSV; encoded by the coding sequence ATGACCTTAGAACAACTGCTGATGTTCAATACCGTCGCCCTCGCCGGCTCACTAAAGGCCGCCAGTGACAAACTTCATAAGACTCAGCCTGCGATCAGTCAGAGCATTAAACAGCTGGAATCCCAGTTAGATTTAGTTCTGTTCGACCGCCAAGGGTATCGCTTAACGCTCACTCAAGAGGGACGAAAGCTGCTGCAATACGCCCAGCGCGTACTGAATGAAGCGCAGGAGATGCGACAAGTCGCGAAGCATTTAGCTAAAGGTAACGAGGCCAGTATCACCTTAGCCTTCGAAGCATCCTTTAATCTAACCCGCATCTTGCCGATACTGGAGCGCACACAAAATGAATTCCCTCACACTCAAATCATTCTTAAACAAGAATATTTAACCGGCGCGCTCGAAGCCTTAAATCAAGGCAAAGCCGATATTGCGATTTCAGCGGGCGGCATTGAGCCGATACGCTCAAGCCATTTTGAGCTGGCTTACTTATTTTCAGGCAGTCTGTTGGATGTGGCCTCGCCGCGCTTACTGAGTCGCCACCCCACTCTAAGCCATGTGCGCGAATTGGTGAACGAGTACCAAATTGTGATCCAAGATACTGGCACTGGCACCGCCAATATCGAATTTGGGGTGCAAGCTGGGCAACGCCGTTGGTATGTTAATGATTTTTATACGAAGAGAATGCTCATTCAGAGCGGCATGGGCTGGGGAAAATTGCCACATTATTTGGTGGAACAAGCCCTCGCGGATGGAAGCCTATTACCACTGGAACTGCGCGAAAGGCAGAACCTTATCCAACTCGATTACTATGTGATGCGCCCACCCCACTCGCCATTAGGCCCAGTGGCGCAGGCACTGTGGGAAAACTTAGTCCAATTAGCCGCTAAGCAAAGCGTCTAA
- a CDS encoding DODA-type extradiol aromatic ring-opening family dioxygenase, protein MTHANSALMPVLFVPHGGGPLPLLNDANHLELRAFLSKVSDTIPIPKAIVLVTAHWEEAQVTLSSHPHPGMLFDYYGFPPEAYTLSYPAPGEPQLAETIAGLLKASGIAVRLDNQRAFDHGTFVPLKLMYPEANIPVVQMSLVQHLDPSAHIAIGEALAALREQGVLIVGSGMSFHNMRAFFSGDPKVLPRSQGFDTWLTDVVTSGDSHAKAQLIDWQSAPEARFSHPREEHLIPLHVCFGAAHLQTPKATHQFSGLLFNTAISGYLWS, encoded by the coding sequence ATGACGCACGCGAATTCCGCTCTAATGCCAGTGTTATTTGTTCCCCATGGTGGCGGGCCTTTACCGCTACTCAATGATGCAAATCATCTGGAGTTAAGAGCATTTTTATCCAAGGTTTCAGATACTATCCCAATACCCAAGGCCATTGTATTGGTGACGGCCCACTGGGAAGAGGCGCAGGTGACACTGTCGAGTCATCCCCATCCAGGCATGCTGTTCGATTACTATGGCTTTCCCCCTGAGGCCTATACACTTTCTTATCCTGCGCCTGGTGAGCCACAGCTTGCCGAAACCATTGCCGGTTTGCTCAAGGCGAGTGGAATCGCGGTGCGGCTCGACAATCAGCGTGCCTTCGATCACGGCACCTTTGTGCCACTTAAGCTGATGTATCCAGAGGCGAATATTCCTGTGGTACAAATGTCCTTAGTGCAGCACCTCGACCCGAGTGCCCATATCGCGATCGGCGAGGCTCTTGCGGCATTGCGCGAGCAAGGAGTGTTGATTGTGGGGTCTGGCATGTCGTTTCACAATATGCGCGCGTTTTTCTCCGGCGATCCTAAGGTGTTGCCTCGCAGCCAAGGGTTTGATACTTGGTTAACCGATGTCGTGACATCAGGCGATAGCCACGCCAAGGCACAATTAATCGATTGGCAATCGGCGCCGGAGGCGCGTTTTAGCCACCCAAGGGAAGAACACTTAATACCTTTACATGTGTGTTTTGGGGCGGCGCATTTGCAGACACCAAAAGCCACGCATCAATTTAGTGGCCTGTTATTTAACACGGCAATATCGGGTTATCTCTGGTCTTAA
- a CDS encoding DoxX family protein: MSINQLCLAKGNADKTVAETDPQKLFICANTLNRAAVVVTLAMSIVFLFSGMGKLLSVPFFHVPFSVMNLPTGFGYFIGVIEVLGAIGIGWREYRVLSATALLSVMMGAIYYHFNYETTMSALPALSLSALLFLIIKLDETVDRLVRFQRQLVDMKAAF; this comes from the coding sequence ATGTCGATAAATCAATTATGTTTAGCCAAAGGCAATGCAGATAAAACCGTTGCCGAGACTGACCCTCAAAAACTCTTTATCTGTGCCAATACCTTAAATCGTGCGGCGGTGGTGGTGACGCTGGCGATGAGCATAGTGTTTTTATTCTCGGGCATGGGCAAGTTACTCAGTGTGCCGTTTTTCCATGTGCCCTTTAGCGTAATGAATTTGCCCACGGGTTTTGGCTATTTTATCGGTGTGATTGAAGTGCTGGGCGCCATTGGCATTGGCTGGCGTGAATATCGAGTCCTGTCGGCGACCGCATTACTGTCGGTGATGATGGGGGCCATTTACTACCACTTTAATTACGAAACCACCATGAGCGCGTTACCCGCACTGTCTTTATCTGCGCTGTTGTTTTTAATCATCAAGCTCGATGAAACCGTTGATAGATTAGTGCGTTTTCAACGTCAGCTGGTGGACATGAAAGCGGCTTTCTAA
- a CDS encoding propionyl-CoA synthetase: MTDVGQQLHQTSIATKQAFWQQAAKALDWVTPSKQILDESEAPFYHWFSDGELNTCYNAVDRHVLAGRGEQIAIHYVSPVTETEYSITYRELQAQVARLAGYLQSVGVTKGDRVVIYMPMVPETAYAMLACARIGAIHSVVFGGFAANELATRINDAKPKLVMSASCGIEPSGVVPYKPLLDKALNEAVHKVEHCLILNRPQYEAQMQAGRDKDWQTALCTSDSADCVTVKATDPLYVLYTSGTTGQPKGVVRDNGGHAVALAWSMANIYDIAQGDVFWAASDVGWVVGHSYIVYGPLLVGATTLLYEGKPVGTPDPGAFWRTIAKYRVKSFFTAPTAIRAIKREDPDGEFIQGVDLSCLKNVFLAGERCDPDTLHWAEAKLKKPVIDHWWQTETGWPVAANLMGVAPIAVKAGSPGRPVPGYEVDVVDEMGAKVAANVSGNVVIKLPLPPGTLTTLWQNNKRYQDSYLSMYPGYYLTGDAGYMDEDGYLYIMSRIDDIINVAGHRLSTGRFEEVLCQHPDVAEAAVIGVDDKLKGQVPLGLVVLKKGVTITDEELHKQLIALVRQEIGPVASFRLVSAIQKLPKTRSGKILRGTMRKIADNQQYTAPATIEDPQTLDLVRTTLTRMGYADALVG, from the coding sequence ATGACAGATGTTGGACAACAATTACATCAGACATCTATTGCGACTAAACAGGCATTTTGGCAACAAGCCGCCAAGGCCTTAGACTGGGTTACGCCGAGCAAACAAATATTAGATGAAAGCGAGGCACCGTTTTATCACTGGTTTAGCGATGGCGAGTTAAACACTTGCTACAACGCGGTCGATAGACACGTGTTGGCGGGGCGTGGTGAGCAAATTGCCATCCATTACGTGAGCCCTGTGACGGAAACCGAATACAGCATTACTTACCGTGAGTTGCAGGCCCAAGTGGCGAGGCTTGCGGGTTATTTACAAAGTGTGGGTGTGACTAAGGGAGACCGTGTGGTCATCTACATGCCCATGGTGCCCGAGACCGCCTATGCCATGCTTGCCTGCGCGCGCATTGGTGCCATCCATTCGGTGGTCTTCGGCGGCTTTGCGGCCAATGAGCTGGCGACCCGGATCAATGATGCTAAGCCAAAGTTGGTAATGTCCGCCTCCTGCGGGATTGAGCCTTCGGGCGTGGTGCCCTATAAACCCTTACTGGACAAAGCATTAAATGAAGCGGTGCACAAAGTTGAGCACTGCTTGATTTTAAATCGCCCCCAATATGAGGCGCAGATGCAAGCGGGGCGCGATAAAGATTGGCAAACCGCCTTATGTACTAGCGACAGTGCCGATTGTGTGACGGTGAAAGCCACCGATCCCCTGTATGTGCTTTATACCTCGGGGACCACGGGTCAACCCAAGGGCGTGGTGCGGGACAATGGCGGCCATGCGGTGGCATTGGCTTGGTCCATGGCCAATATTTATGATATTGCCCAAGGGGATGTGTTTTGGGCTGCATCGGATGTGGGCTGGGTTGTAGGGCACTCCTATATTGTCTATGGTCCGCTGCTTGTCGGGGCGACGACCTTGTTATACGAAGGAAAACCCGTAGGTACGCCGGATCCCGGCGCCTTTTGGCGCACGATTGCTAAGTATCGAGTCAAAAGCTTTTTCACCGCGCCCACGGCGATCCGTGCCATTAAGCGCGAAGATCCCGACGGCGAATTTATCCAAGGTGTCGATTTAAGCTGCTTGAAGAATGTCTTTTTGGCAGGGGAGCGTTGCGATCCCGATACCTTGCATTGGGCCGAAGCCAAACTGAAAAAACCGGTTATTGACCATTGGTGGCAAACTGAAACGGGCTGGCCAGTGGCGGCAAACCTGATGGGCGTGGCACCGATTGCCGTTAAAGCGGGATCGCCTGGCCGACCCGTCCCAGGATATGAGGTCGATGTAGTCGATGAGATGGGCGCCAAAGTGGCGGCGAATGTCTCAGGCAATGTGGTTATCAAATTGCCGCTGCCACCGGGTACGCTCACTACGCTCTGGCAAAATAACAAACGCTATCAAGACAGTTACTTATCTATGTACCCAGGCTATTACCTTACGGGGGATGCGGGTTACATGGATGAAGATGGCTATTTATATATCATGAGCCGTATCGATGACATTATTAACGTAGCCGGCCATCGACTCTCCACCGGGCGATTTGAAGAGGTCCTGTGTCAGCATCCCGATGTAGCCGAAGCGGCCGTGATTGGTGTCGATGATAAACTCAAAGGCCAAGTGCCCTTGGGCTTAGTGGTGCTGAAAAAGGGTGTGACCATTACGGACGAGGAACTGCATAAGCAGTTAATTGCCCTCGTTCGCCAAGAAATTGGTCCCGTCGCGTCCTTTAGGTTGGTGAGCGCTATTCAAAAGCTGCCGAAAACCCGCTCGGGTAAAATCCTGCGCGGTACTATGCGTAAAATTGCAGATAATCAGCAATATACGGCGCCAGCGACGATTGAAGATCCACAAACCCTCGATTTAGTCCGCACGACCTTAACCCGCATGGGCTATGCCGATGCTCTTGTGGGGTAA
- a CDS encoding 1,4-dihydroxy-2-naphthoate polyprenyltransferase, translating to MNPWILAIRPRTLPAAIGPLLIGNILALHLERFSWLIAATSMLCAILLQIAVNLANDYFDFKNGIDTAERIGPVRVTQSGMIPPHKVRNAMVLCLVLALTVGSYLIWHGGWPIAILATAAILGALGYSGGPYPLASHGLGEVAAFVFFGLVAVVGSYYLQAGDTNMNAWLLGCAIGLFNAAIMLVNNTRDIRTDTQAGKHTLAVRIGEAQAKVLYQALIYLPFGLVIAGFLLGILPGLPVLLAGLSLLIARKLSSDFYAVSGEALNPLLGRTAKLTMIFSTLFSVGLVFTS from the coding sequence ATGAATCCTTGGATTTTAGCCATCAGGCCCCGCACCTTACCCGCGGCAATCGGTCCCCTATTAATCGGTAATATTCTGGCACTGCACCTTGAGCGTTTTAGCTGGTTGATTGCCGCCACCTCGATGTTGTGTGCCATCCTATTGCAGATCGCCGTTAACCTCGCCAATGACTACTTTGACTTTAAAAACGGCATTGATACCGCCGAACGTATTGGTCCGGTTCGCGTAACCCAGAGTGGCATGATCCCCCCCCATAAAGTACGCAATGCCATGGTCCTCTGTTTAGTACTAGCATTAACCGTGGGCTCGTATTTGATTTGGCATGGCGGCTGGCCGATTGCTATTTTAGCGACGGCGGCCATTTTAGGCGCCCTCGGCTACAGCGGCGGCCCGTATCCTCTGGCATCACACGGGCTAGGTGAAGTCGCCGCCTTTGTGTTTTTTGGCTTAGTCGCCGTAGTCGGTAGCTATTATCTGCAGGCGGGTGATACCAATATGAATGCTTGGCTACTAGGCTGTGCGATTGGCTTATTTAACGCCGCCATTATGTTGGTCAACAACACCCGCGATATTCGTACCGACACCCAAGCGGGCAAACATACCCTCGCGGTGAGGATTGGCGAGGCGCAGGCCAAAGTCTTGTATCAAGCCTTAATTTACTTGCCCTTTGGTTTAGTGATCGCAGGATTCTTACTGGGCATTCTGCCGGGATTACCGGTACTGCTGGCGGGTTTATCCCTGCTTATTGCCCGTAAACTCAGTAGCGATTTCTATGCCGTATCGGGTGAAGCCCTCAATCCACTATTGGGACGCACGGCAAAACTCACCATGATTTTCAGTACTCTATTCAGTGTGGGACTAGTGTTTACCTCCTAA
- the gndA gene encoding NADP-dependent phosphogluconate dehydrogenase: MQNHSNLNDIGVIGLGVMGKNLALNIADNQYRVSAFDLDPVKVNGVLQQEKQERVGQDLRITGCANLSEMLASLAHPRILVLSVPAGAPVDGVCHALISAGIEADDIVIDTGNSLWTDTVEREKRYQGKFIFFSSAVSGGEVGARFGPSLMPSGDLGAWQHVAPIWKAIAAKVDPQTGLPIERFEPGNPVTEGEPCTTYIGPAGAGHYVKMVHNGIEYADMQLICEAYQLMHDGLGMSAAQVGEVFERWNKGSLNSYLMGISAEVLKQADPLTGQPLVEMILDKAGQKGTGLWTAVSSLQIGCPAPTIAEAVYARAVSTQKSLRVELSKKLAGPASVAMDDAQKASLIDALESALYCAKVCCYAQGFQLMAMTAQEQKWQLDFAEIAKIWRAGCIIRATFLQSITQAYQADADLSCLLMADTFATTLSEKQTEWRSAVAAAVMQGIPVPCISSALAYYDSYRSETLPANLLQGQRDFFGAHTFERLDKPAGEKYHLDWSAPNRVLIKL, translated from the coding sequence ATGCAAAACCACAGCAATCTTAATGACATTGGCGTGATTGGCCTTGGCGTGATGGGCAAAAACCTCGCGCTAAACATTGCCGACAATCAATATCGCGTCAGTGCCTTCGACCTCGATCCTGTTAAAGTCAACGGTGTTTTACAACAAGAAAAACAAGAACGTGTAGGACAGGATCTGCGTATAACAGGCTGTGCTAATCTTTCAGAAATGTTAGCAAGCCTCGCTCACCCCCGTATTCTCGTGCTGTCTGTCCCTGCGGGTGCGCCTGTGGATGGGGTATGTCATGCCCTGATTTCTGCTGGTATCGAAGCGGACGATATTGTTATCGATACGGGCAACAGTCTTTGGACGGACACCGTTGAGCGTGAAAAGCGTTACCAAGGGAAATTTATCTTCTTCAGCTCGGCGGTTTCGGGGGGGGAAGTCGGTGCCCGTTTTGGCCCTTCATTAATGCCAAGTGGCGATCTTGGGGCTTGGCAGCATGTGGCGCCGATTTGGAAGGCCATTGCTGCTAAGGTTGATCCTCAAACAGGGTTGCCGATTGAACGTTTTGAGCCGGGCAATCCCGTGACCGAAGGTGAGCCTTGCACGACCTATATTGGTCCAGCTGGCGCTGGGCATTATGTGAAAATGGTGCATAACGGGATTGAATACGCCGATATGCAACTGATTTGCGAAGCCTATCAGTTAATGCACGATGGCTTAGGCATGAGTGCGGCACAGGTGGGTGAGGTGTTTGAACGCTGGAATAAGGGCAGTTTAAACAGCTATCTGATGGGGATCAGCGCCGAGGTGCTCAAACAGGCGGATCCGCTAACCGGTCAGCCGTTAGTTGAGATGATCCTCGATAAAGCAGGGCAAAAGGGCACCGGGCTTTGGACTGCTGTCAGCAGTTTGCAAATTGGTTGCCCGGCGCCCACTATTGCCGAAGCGGTTTATGCGCGCGCGGTAAGCACCCAAAAATCCCTCCGTGTTGAGCTCAGTAAAAAGCTCGCAGGTCCTGCCTCAGTGGCGATGGATGATGCTCAAAAAGCCAGTTTAATCGATGCCTTAGAGAGTGCGCTCTATTGCGCGAAAGTGTGTTGCTACGCCCAGGGTTTCCAACTGATGGCGATGACGGCGCAGGAGCAAAAATGGCAGCTCGATTTTGCCGAAATCGCGAAGATTTGGCGTGCGGGTTGTATTATTCGTGCCACCTTCTTGCAATCTATTACTCAAGCTTATCAAGCGGATGCGGACTTAAGCTGTTTATTGATGGCAGACACTTTTGCAACTACCTTGTCGGAAAAACAAACCGAGTGGCGCAGTGCTGTGGCGGCGGCTGTGATGCAAGGGATCCCCGTGCCTTGTATTAGTTCGGCACTGGCCTATTACGACAGTTACCGCAGCGAGACACTGCCAGCAAACTTGCTTCAAGGACAAAGGGACTTTTTCGGTGCCCATACCTTTGAGCGCTTAGATAAGCCCGCTGGCGAGAAATATCATTTAGATTGGAGTGCCCCAAACAGGGTATTAATTAAGCTCTAA
- the sugE gene encoding quaternary ammonium compound efflux SMR transporter SugE: MSWFLLILAGLFEIGWAIGLKYTDGFSRLWPSVFTVFSMTVSVLLLGLAVKQLPIGTAYGVWVGIGAMGTAIAGIILLGEGVSLLKIASLILILLGVLGLKLAH; this comes from the coding sequence ATGAGCTGGTTTCTATTAATTCTTGCTGGACTATTTGAAATTGGTTGGGCGATCGGGCTTAAGTACACCGACGGATTTAGCCGCCTCTGGCCGAGTGTGTTTACTGTATTCTCCATGACAGTGAGTGTGCTGCTGTTGGGGCTGGCGGTTAAACAGCTACCGATAGGCACGGCGTATGGCGTTTGGGTCGGCATAGGTGCCATGGGCACGGCAATTGCGGGTATTATTCTGTTAGGTGAGGGCGTGAGCCTGCTGAAAATCGCCAGCTTAATCCTCATTTTGCTTGGCGTGCTCGGCTTAAAACTCGCTCATTAA